A genome region from Numida meleagris isolate 19003 breed g44 Domestic line chromosome 14, NumMel1.0, whole genome shotgun sequence includes the following:
- the VSIG10 gene encoding V-set and immunoglobulin domain-containing protein 10 produces MARDMCHTRCWRMLWAGDEVPLEPSSRPGSRLSLRGPLEAALLQTQSGGAPNMAAAAGGAQNGGEGRPRWRRAAPGVSPQQAAGRRPGPRGGGGGGGRAAPPPGGSSASGRCWRRRTAMRFPGGTGLARLVLALCLWWQVPRRSAAGTAEVVFGKVGGSILLLCRNVSKEATEVLWFQGDPRSFPPLFSSRVSFPPDVRFSLVDNSSLRITELRLQDEGNYTCKEVLNKTDHEHRVQLLVANPPRSTPKCWAETSSSGLMLQLFCSWPGGYPHPTLHWTEEGHDLENSSWLISSTSSSDTHVETLNSSHLSHRKVFKCVGSHVVEQEEPACSVEIKIPSLELEPPKTCFVGDNVTLTCRVTESVPAARLTWLRGITQPEIEPGGRYFIAQEGNVSRLTIRNCSQGTDGGCYVCKAQNPVGLREVFVCLTVKQPTNIVGVVGAVVVLSLIAILAISGVVLYYNPLLCLRGAAFRSQDSDDVLVLVDSEDDDDEGNGEEDTMGSSSKHGVMALVNGNSIQAASLNCPSEGDKSEQRGGVPLQQTSGEDTRGT; encoded by the exons ATGGCAAGGGATATGTGCCACACACGGTGCTGGAGGATGCTCTGGGCAGGGGACGAGGTCCCGCTGGAGCCCTCCTCCCGGCCTGGAAGCCGCCTGTCGCTACGAGGTCCCCTGGAGGCGGCACTCCTACAGACACAAAGCGGAGGGGCGCCCAACATGGCGGCAGCGGCCGGGGGCGCTCAAAATGGCGGCGAGGGGCggccaagatggcggcgggcGGCCCCCGGGGTATCCCCTCAGCAGGCGGCGGGGAGGCGACCGGGCCCCCGAGGGGGAGGCGGGGGCGGAGGGCGGGCGGCACCGCCTCCAGGCGGGTCTAGCGCTAGCGGGAGGTGCTGGCGGAGGCGGACGGCGATGCGGTTCCCCGGCGGGACAGGGCTAGCTCGGCTGGTGCTCGCGTTGTGCTTGTGGTGGCAGGTGCCGCGCCGCAGCGCCGCAG GAACAGCAGAAGTAGTCTTTGGGAAGGTGGGAGGAAGCATCCTCCTCTTGTGCCGTAATGTCTCCAAAGAAGCCACTGAGGTGCTGTGGTTCCAAGGGGATCCGCGCTCCTTTCCCCCGCTCTTCTCCTCGAGGGTCTCCTTCCCCCCCGACGTCCGCTTTTCCCTGGTGGACAACAGCTCTCTGCGCATCACGGAGCTGCGTCTGCAGGACGAGGGCAACTACACTTGTAAGGAAGTGCTGAACAAGACAGACCACGAGCACAGAGTCCAGCTCCTCGTAGCCA ATCCACCACGGTCCACCCCAAAGTGCTGGGCTGAGACCTCGTCCTCGGGGCTGATGCTGCAGCTGTTTTGCAGTTGGCCCGGGGGGTATCCCCATCCCACCCTGCACTGGACAGAAGAGGGGCACGATCTGGAGAACTCCAGCTGGCTCATCAGCTCCACGAGCTCCTCGGACACCCACGTGGAAACACTGAACAGCTCCCACCTCTCCCACCGTAAAGTGTTCAAGTGTGTTGGGAGCCACGTCGTCGAGCAGGAGGAGCCTGCATGCTCTGTGGAGATAA AAATCCCCTCGCTGGAATTGGAGCCCCCAAAGACCTGTTTTGTGGGTGACAACGTGACCCTGACGTGCCGTGTGACCGAGAGCGTGCCTGCAGCAAGACTCACCTGGCTGCGGGGCATCACCCAGCCAGAGATCGAGCCCGGGGGGAGGTACTTCATTGCCCAGGAGGGCAACGTGTCCCGCCTCACCATCCGGAACTGCTCCCAGGGCACCGACGGGGGCTGTTACGTCTGCAAGGCACAGAACCCCGTGGGGCTGAGGGAGGTGTTCGTCTGCCTGACGGTGAAGC AACCAACAAACATAGTTGGAGTCGTGGGTGCAGTGGTGGTCCTATCCCTGATAGCTATTCTCGCCATCTCCGGGGTTGTCTTGTACTACAATCCTCTCTTGTGCCTCAGAG GTGCTGCATTCAG GAGCCAGGACTCGGATGATGTCTTAGTGCTGGTGGACTcagaagatgatgatgatgaggGGAACGGGGAAGAGGACACGATGGGCAGCTCCAGCAAGCACGGGGTGATGGCGCTGGTCAATGGGAACAGCATCCAGGCTGCTTCTCTCAACTGCCCTTCAGAAG GTGACAAGAGCGAGCAGCGCGGTGGGGTCCCTCTTCAGCAGACAAGTGGAGAAGACACACGAGGCACATAA
- the CFAP73 gene encoding cilia- and flagella-associated protein 73 isoform X3 — MAAPRPAPPLPLRAAQAPDAAPEMSVGLEENLSRAFQDKLRLQTVPPWDSVSLLPSRRLLLKRREVVEVERALQAQREDFQRRMERVAQRRRQLGQREEQLRDDTIKFNAFLKAMSARQQRAQQRAGEERARAAQRGAEALRLQQELGGLQRHREQLGRRLRSLRVFGDFLQDARAATGQDIPAMLAHFGVLAEARAVLLRQAEAGREALAQGRAQLQQCCEEADSELTSGNEEVLQLRARLEAARRDVLEGSHPVSSCCAACRTWLPCALSCAPRSWGCVLMCLPPPPPHTHHITGLSPCLPARNRWTLGDREAWTSLPNKSSEG, encoded by the exons ATGGCTGCCCCACGTCCTGCTCCTCCGCTCCCTCTCCGTGCTGCACAGGCTCCGGACGCGGCCCCCGAGATGTCCGTGGGTCTGGAGGAGAATCTGAGCAGGGCGTTCCAGGACAAGCTGCGGCTCCA GACAGTGCCGCCATGGGACTCGGTgtctctgctgccctccaggcgcctgctgctgaaaaggagggaggtggtggaggtggAGCGAGCCCTGCAGGCCCAGCGGGAG GACTTCCAGCGGCGGATGGAGCGCGTGGCACAGCGCCGGCGGCAGCTGGGCCAGCGGGAAGAGCAGCTCCGTGACGACACCATCAAATTCAACGCCTTCCTCAAG GCCATGTCGGCGAGGCAGCAGCGGGCGCAGCAGCGGGCGGGCGAGGAGCGGGCGCGGGCGGCACAGCGCGGAGCAGAGGCCCTgcggctgcagcaggagctgggggggctgcagcgGCACAGGGAGCAACTGGGACGGCGCCTGCGGAGCCTCCGCGTCTTCGGCGATTTCCTGCAGGATGCGCGGGCGGCCACGGGGCAG GACATTCCGGCCATGCTGGCCCATTTTGGGGTGCTGGCGGAGGCACGGGCAGTGCTGCTGCGGCAGGCGGAGGCCGGGCGGGAGGCACTGGCCCAGGGCAGggctcagctccagcagtgctgcgAGGAGGCTGACAGCGAGCTCACGAGCGGGAAtgaggaggtgctccagctccgTGCACGCCTGGAAGCCGCCCGCCGTGACGTGCTGGAGGGG AGCCACCCCGTCTCCAGCTGCTGCGCTGCATGCAGGACCTGGCTGCCATGTGCACTGAGCTGTGCcccaaggagctggggctgcgtCCTCATGTgcctgccaccaccaccaccacacacCCACCACATCACAGGGCTGTCACCATGCCTCCCAGCCAGGAATAGATGGACCTTAGGGGACAGAGAAGCATGGACGTCACTCCCCAACAAGTCCAGTGAAGGATGA
- the CFAP73 gene encoding cilia- and flagella-associated protein 73 isoform X2: protein MAAPRPAPPLPLRAAQAPDAAPEMSVGLEENLSRAFQDKLRLQTVPPWDSVSLLPSRRLLLKRREVVEVERALQAQREDFQRRMERVAQRRRQLGQREEQLRDDTIKFNAFLKAMSARQQRAQQRAGEERARAAQRGAEALRLQQELGGLQRHREQLGRRLRSLRVFGDFLQDARAATGQDIPAMLAHFGVLAEARAVLLRQAEAGREALAQGRAQLQQCCEEADSELTSGNEEVLQLRARLEAARRDVLEGESRWAQLQAAAAQKTLLLGQIRMAVLSLFQLAATRLEVPRDVALEDTEAQLDVDLAAMCTELCPKELGLRPHVPATTTTTHPPHHRAVTMPPSQE from the exons ATGGCTGCCCCACGTCCTGCTCCTCCGCTCCCTCTCCGTGCTGCACAGGCTCCGGACGCGGCCCCCGAGATGTCCGTGGGTCTGGAGGAGAATCTGAGCAGGGCGTTCCAGGACAAGCTGCGGCTCCA GACAGTGCCGCCATGGGACTCGGTgtctctgctgccctccaggcgcctgctgctgaaaaggagggaggtggtggaggtggAGCGAGCCCTGCAGGCCCAGCGGGAG GACTTCCAGCGGCGGATGGAGCGCGTGGCACAGCGCCGGCGGCAGCTGGGCCAGCGGGAAGAGCAGCTCCGTGACGACACCATCAAATTCAACGCCTTCCTCAAG GCCATGTCGGCGAGGCAGCAGCGGGCGCAGCAGCGGGCGGGCGAGGAGCGGGCGCGGGCGGCACAGCGCGGAGCAGAGGCCCTgcggctgcagcaggagctgggggggctgcagcgGCACAGGGAGCAACTGGGACGGCGCCTGCGGAGCCTCCGCGTCTTCGGCGATTTCCTGCAGGATGCGCGGGCGGCCACGGGGCAG GACATTCCGGCCATGCTGGCCCATTTTGGGGTGCTGGCGGAGGCACGGGCAGTGCTGCTGCGGCAGGCGGAGGCCGGGCGGGAGGCACTGGCCCAGGGCAGggctcagctccagcagtgctgcgAGGAGGCTGACAGCGAGCTCACGAGCGGGAAtgaggaggtgctccagctccgTGCACGCCTGGAAGCCGCCCGCCGTGACGTGCTGGAGGGG GAGTCCCGCTGggcccagctgcaggctgcagcagcccagaagacgctgctgctggggcagatCCGCATGGCGGTGCTGAGCCTCTTCCAGCTCGCCGCCACCAGGCTGGAGGTCCCCAGGGACGTGGCCCTGGAGGACACAGAGGCACAGCTGGACGTG GACCTGGCTGCCATGTGCACTGAGCTGTGCcccaaggagctggggctgcgtCCTCATGTgcctgccaccaccaccaccacacacCCACCACATCACAGGGCTGTCACCATGCCTCCCAGCCAGGAATAG
- the CFAP73 gene encoding cilia- and flagella-associated protein 73 isoform X1, which yields MAAPRPAPPLPLRAAQAPDAAPEMSVGLEENLSRAFQDKLRLQTVPPWDSVSLLPSRRLLLKRREVVEVERALQAQREDFQRRMERVAQRRRQLGQREEQLRDDTIKFNAFLKAMSARQQRAQQRAGEERARAAQRGAEALRLQQELGGLQRHREQLGRRLRSLRVFGDFLQDARAATGQDIPAMLAHFGVLAEARAVLLRQAEAGREALAQGRAQLQQCCEEADSELTSGNEEVLQLRARLEAARRDVLEGESRWAQLQAAAAQKTLLLGQIRMAVLSLFQLAATRLEVPRDVALEDTEAQLDVLLRCMQDLAAMCTELCPKELGLRPHVPATTTTTHPPHHRAVTMPPSQE from the exons ATGGCTGCCCCACGTCCTGCTCCTCCGCTCCCTCTCCGTGCTGCACAGGCTCCGGACGCGGCCCCCGAGATGTCCGTGGGTCTGGAGGAGAATCTGAGCAGGGCGTTCCAGGACAAGCTGCGGCTCCA GACAGTGCCGCCATGGGACTCGGTgtctctgctgccctccaggcgcctgctgctgaaaaggagggaggtggtggaggtggAGCGAGCCCTGCAGGCCCAGCGGGAG GACTTCCAGCGGCGGATGGAGCGCGTGGCACAGCGCCGGCGGCAGCTGGGCCAGCGGGAAGAGCAGCTCCGTGACGACACCATCAAATTCAACGCCTTCCTCAAG GCCATGTCGGCGAGGCAGCAGCGGGCGCAGCAGCGGGCGGGCGAGGAGCGGGCGCGGGCGGCACAGCGCGGAGCAGAGGCCCTgcggctgcagcaggagctgggggggctgcagcgGCACAGGGAGCAACTGGGACGGCGCCTGCGGAGCCTCCGCGTCTTCGGCGATTTCCTGCAGGATGCGCGGGCGGCCACGGGGCAG GACATTCCGGCCATGCTGGCCCATTTTGGGGTGCTGGCGGAGGCACGGGCAGTGCTGCTGCGGCAGGCGGAGGCCGGGCGGGAGGCACTGGCCCAGGGCAGggctcagctccagcagtgctgcgAGGAGGCTGACAGCGAGCTCACGAGCGGGAAtgaggaggtgctccagctccgTGCACGCCTGGAAGCCGCCCGCCGTGACGTGCTGGAGGGG GAGTCCCGCTGggcccagctgcaggctgcagcagcccagaagacgctgctgctggggcagatCCGCATGGCGGTGCTGAGCCTCTTCCAGCTCGCCGCCACCAGGCTGGAGGTCCCCAGGGACGTGGCCCTGGAGGACACAGAGGCACAGCTGGACGTG CTGCTGCGCTGCATGCAGGACCTGGCTGCCATGTGCACTGAGCTGTGCcccaaggagctggggctgcgtCCTCATGTgcctgccaccaccaccaccacacacCCACCACATCACAGGGCTGTCACCATGCCTCCCAGCCAGGAATAG
- the DDX54 gene encoding ATP-dependent RNA helicase DDX54 isoform X2 encodes MAPLSARKRRGPRGTGEQRRELPMPPLPAFPTAEDKDDATAEDTQAMVRAQNKKKKSGGFQSMGLSYPVFKGVMKKGYKVPTPIQRKTIPVILRGRDVVAMARTGSGKTACFLLPMFERLKAPSPSGARALILSPTRELALQTLKFTKELGKFTGLKTALVLGGDKMEDQFAALHENPDIIIATPGRLVHVAVEMNLKLQSVEYVVFDEADRLFEMGFAEQLQEILARLPGSHQTVLFSATLPKLLVEFARAGLTEPMLIRLDVESKLSEQLKLAFFHVRGDDKPAVLLHLLRSVVKPQDQTVVFVATKHHTEYLKELLTSQGICCTHIYSSLDQTARKINIAKFAHGKCPVLLVTDVAARGLDIPMLDNVINYSFPAKSKLFLHRVGRVARAGRSGTAYSLVAPDEMPYIFDLHLFLGRPLILAGAQEMPADADGVLGRVPQSLVDDEECLLLTDHEGSLELQSLRRVADNAQKQYLRSRPGPSPESIKRVKEMDTSQLGIHPLFSARFEDTELERLKLVDSIKAYKSKATIFEINATARTLASSIMRSKRRHDHALIEKFQRGQEEKRAAALRGQGLHPATPKPEEEEEGEEENLQEVFSTVVGRKRKRSQAAEDAARKKPQLPAQRDEDFYIPYRPKDFESERGLSVGGEGSAFEQQAAGAVLDLMGDESHNLNRSKQLLKWDRKKKRFVGQTGQEEKKKVRTESGRYISSSYKNNLYEKWKQKYKVDERDDDEDNQGGREQYRGKHKRGHASRQPPAQGKVRSELKNKQQILKQRKAAAKQRFLQRGGLKRLKARNRQRVQELRQMAFGRRVGATKKGKLRKKM; translated from the exons ATGGCGCCGCTGAGTGCTCGCAAGCGGCGCGGACCGAGGGGGACCGGGGAACAGCGTCGGGAG CTCCCCATGCCCCCGCTGCCAGCCTTCCCCACCGCTGAGGACAAGGACGATGCCACCGCTGAGGACACGCAGGCCATGGTGCGGGcgcagaacaaaaagaagaaatccgGAGGCTTCCAGTCCATGG GCCTGAGTTACCCTGTCTTCAAGGGTGTGATGAAGAAGGGCTACAAGGTGCCCACACCCATCCAGAGGAAG ACCATCCCGGTGATCCTGCGTGGCCGCGACGTGGTAGCGATGGCGCGGACGGGCAGCGGGAAGACGGCTTGCTTCCTCCTGCCCATGTTCGAGCGGCTGAAGGCACCCAGCCCGTCTGGAGCACGCGCCCTCATCCTCTCGCCCACACGTGAACTGGCCCTGCAAACCCTCAAGTTCACCAAGGAG ctgggcaaGTTCACAGGTTTGAAGACTGCTCTTGTGCTGGGAGGAGACAA GATGGAGGATCAGTTTGCTGCGCTACATGAGAACCCCGACAT AATCATCGCCACCCCTGGGCGCCTGGTGCACGTGGCAGTGGAAATGAACCTGAAGCTGCAGAGCGTGGAGTACGTGGTGTTCGACGAGGCCGACAG GCTCTTCGAGATGGGCTTTGCAGAACAGCTCCAGGAGATCCTCGCTCGGCTGCCGGGCAGCCACCAGACCGTCCTCTTCTCAGCCACACTGCCCAAGCTCCTCGTTGAGTTCGCCCGTGCTG GTCTCACCGAGCCAATGCTGATCCGTCTGGATGTGGAGTCAAAGCTCAGTGAGCAGCTCAAG CTGGCTTTCTTCCATGTGCGTGGAGATGACAAACCGGCTGTGCTGCTCCACTTGCTCCGCAGCGTGGTGAAGCCCCAGGATCAGACAGTTGTCTTTGTGGCCACGAAGCACCACACGGAGTATCTCAAGGAG CTACTCACGTCCCAGGGCATCTGCTGCACCCACATCTACAGCTCGCTAGACCAGACTGCTCGCAAGATCAACATTGCCAAGTTTGCCCATGGCAagtgcccagtgctgctggtgacAGACGTGGCCGCCCGTGGGCTTGACATCCCCATGCTGGACAACGTCATCAACTACAGCTTCCCTGCCAAGTCCAAGTTGTTCCTGCACCGTGTTG GTCGCGTGGCCCGGGCTGGCCGCAGTGGCACTGCCTACTCGCTGGTGGCTCCCGACGAGATGCCCTACATCTTTGACCTCCACCTCTTCCTGGGGCGCCCGCTCATCCTCGCTGGTGCCCAGGAGATGCCTGCAG ATGCAGATGGGGTCCTGGGTCGCGTCCCGCAGAGCCTGGTGGATGACGAGGAGTGCCTGCTGCTGACAGACCACGAGGGCTCActggagctgcagagcctgcGCCGCGTGGCTGACAATGCCCAGAAGCAGTACCTgcgctcccggcccggcccttCCCCCGAGTCCATCAAGAGGGTGAAGGAGATGGACACGTCTCAGCTGGGCATCCACCCGCTCTTCA GTGCTCGCTTCGAAGACACCGAATTGGAGAGGCTGAAGTTGGTGGACAGCATTAAAGCCTACAAGTCCAAGGCG ACCATCTTTGAGATCAACGCCACAGCCCGCACGTTGGCCAGCTCCATCATGCGCTCCAAGCGGCGGCACGACCATGCCCTCATCGAGAAGTTCCAGCGCGGGCAGGAGGAGAAGCGGGCAGCAGCTCTCAGGGGACAGGGGCTGCATCCAGCCACTCCCAAgcctgaggaggaggaggaaggagaagaggaaaacctCCAG GAGGTGTTCTCCACCGTGGTGGGACGGAAGCGCAAACGGAGCCAGGCTGCAGAAGATGCTGCCAGGAAAAAGCCGCAGCTGCCGGCACAGCGGGACGAGGACTTCTACATCCCATATCGGCCCAAGGACTTCGAGAGCGAGCGGGG GCTGAGCGTGGGCGGTGAGGGCAGTGCCTTCGAGCAGCAGGcggctggggctgtgctggatcTCATGGGCGACGAAAGCCACAACCTGAACAGgagcaagcagctgctgaagtg GGACCGCAAGAAGAAGCGTTTTGTGGGGCAGACAGGccaggaggagaagaagaaagtgcGGACGGAGAGCGGGCGCTACATCAGTAGCTCCTACAAGAACAACCT CTATGAGAAGTGGAAGCAGAAATACAAGGTTGACGAGCGGGACGACGACGAAGACAACCAAGGAGGCCGGGAGCAGTACAGAGGGAAGCACAAACGTGGGCACG CCTCCCGGCAGCCCCCCGCCCAGGGCAAGGTGCGCTCAGAGCTGAAGAACAAGCAGCAGATCCTGAAGCAGCGCAAGGCAGCGGCCAAGCAGCGCTTCCTGCAGCGCGGGGGCCTCAAGCGCCTGAAGGCTCGGAACCGGCAGCGGGTGCAGGAGCTGCGACAGATGGCGTTCGGCCGCCGGGTCGGGGCCACCAAGAAGGGAAAGCTCCGGAAGAAGATGTAG
- the DDX54 gene encoding ATP-dependent RNA helicase DDX54 isoform X1, producing MAPLSARKRRGPRGTGEQRREVTLPMPPLPAFPTAEDKDDATAEDTQAMVRAQNKKKKSGGFQSMGLSYPVFKGVMKKGYKVPTPIQRKTIPVILRGRDVVAMARTGSGKTACFLLPMFERLKAPSPSGARALILSPTRELALQTLKFTKELGKFTGLKTALVLGGDKMEDQFAALHENPDIIIATPGRLVHVAVEMNLKLQSVEYVVFDEADRLFEMGFAEQLQEILARLPGSHQTVLFSATLPKLLVEFARAGLTEPMLIRLDVESKLSEQLKLAFFHVRGDDKPAVLLHLLRSVVKPQDQTVVFVATKHHTEYLKELLTSQGICCTHIYSSLDQTARKINIAKFAHGKCPVLLVTDVAARGLDIPMLDNVINYSFPAKSKLFLHRVGRVARAGRSGTAYSLVAPDEMPYIFDLHLFLGRPLILAGAQEMPADADGVLGRVPQSLVDDEECLLLTDHEGSLELQSLRRVADNAQKQYLRSRPGPSPESIKRVKEMDTSQLGIHPLFSARFEDTELERLKLVDSIKAYKSKATIFEINATARTLASSIMRSKRRHDHALIEKFQRGQEEKRAAALRGQGLHPATPKPEEEEEGEEENLQEVFSTVVGRKRKRSQAAEDAARKKPQLPAQRDEDFYIPYRPKDFESERGLSVGGEGSAFEQQAAGAVLDLMGDESHNLNRSKQLLKWDRKKKRFVGQTGQEEKKKVRTESGRYISSSYKNNLYEKWKQKYKVDERDDDEDNQGGREQYRGKHKRGHASRQPPAQGKVRSELKNKQQILKQRKAAAKQRFLQRGGLKRLKARNRQRVQELRQMAFGRRVGATKKGKLRKKM from the exons ATGGCGCCGCTGAGTGCTCGCAAGCGGCGCGGACCGAGGGGGACCGGGGAACAGCGTCGGGAGGTGACG CTCCCCATGCCCCCGCTGCCAGCCTTCCCCACCGCTGAGGACAAGGACGATGCCACCGCTGAGGACACGCAGGCCATGGTGCGGGcgcagaacaaaaagaagaaatccgGAGGCTTCCAGTCCATGG GCCTGAGTTACCCTGTCTTCAAGGGTGTGATGAAGAAGGGCTACAAGGTGCCCACACCCATCCAGAGGAAG ACCATCCCGGTGATCCTGCGTGGCCGCGACGTGGTAGCGATGGCGCGGACGGGCAGCGGGAAGACGGCTTGCTTCCTCCTGCCCATGTTCGAGCGGCTGAAGGCACCCAGCCCGTCTGGAGCACGCGCCCTCATCCTCTCGCCCACACGTGAACTGGCCCTGCAAACCCTCAAGTTCACCAAGGAG ctgggcaaGTTCACAGGTTTGAAGACTGCTCTTGTGCTGGGAGGAGACAA GATGGAGGATCAGTTTGCTGCGCTACATGAGAACCCCGACAT AATCATCGCCACCCCTGGGCGCCTGGTGCACGTGGCAGTGGAAATGAACCTGAAGCTGCAGAGCGTGGAGTACGTGGTGTTCGACGAGGCCGACAG GCTCTTCGAGATGGGCTTTGCAGAACAGCTCCAGGAGATCCTCGCTCGGCTGCCGGGCAGCCACCAGACCGTCCTCTTCTCAGCCACACTGCCCAAGCTCCTCGTTGAGTTCGCCCGTGCTG GTCTCACCGAGCCAATGCTGATCCGTCTGGATGTGGAGTCAAAGCTCAGTGAGCAGCTCAAG CTGGCTTTCTTCCATGTGCGTGGAGATGACAAACCGGCTGTGCTGCTCCACTTGCTCCGCAGCGTGGTGAAGCCCCAGGATCAGACAGTTGTCTTTGTGGCCACGAAGCACCACACGGAGTATCTCAAGGAG CTACTCACGTCCCAGGGCATCTGCTGCACCCACATCTACAGCTCGCTAGACCAGACTGCTCGCAAGATCAACATTGCCAAGTTTGCCCATGGCAagtgcccagtgctgctggtgacAGACGTGGCCGCCCGTGGGCTTGACATCCCCATGCTGGACAACGTCATCAACTACAGCTTCCCTGCCAAGTCCAAGTTGTTCCTGCACCGTGTTG GTCGCGTGGCCCGGGCTGGCCGCAGTGGCACTGCCTACTCGCTGGTGGCTCCCGACGAGATGCCCTACATCTTTGACCTCCACCTCTTCCTGGGGCGCCCGCTCATCCTCGCTGGTGCCCAGGAGATGCCTGCAG ATGCAGATGGGGTCCTGGGTCGCGTCCCGCAGAGCCTGGTGGATGACGAGGAGTGCCTGCTGCTGACAGACCACGAGGGCTCActggagctgcagagcctgcGCCGCGTGGCTGACAATGCCCAGAAGCAGTACCTgcgctcccggcccggcccttCCCCCGAGTCCATCAAGAGGGTGAAGGAGATGGACACGTCTCAGCTGGGCATCCACCCGCTCTTCA GTGCTCGCTTCGAAGACACCGAATTGGAGAGGCTGAAGTTGGTGGACAGCATTAAAGCCTACAAGTCCAAGGCG ACCATCTTTGAGATCAACGCCACAGCCCGCACGTTGGCCAGCTCCATCATGCGCTCCAAGCGGCGGCACGACCATGCCCTCATCGAGAAGTTCCAGCGCGGGCAGGAGGAGAAGCGGGCAGCAGCTCTCAGGGGACAGGGGCTGCATCCAGCCACTCCCAAgcctgaggaggaggaggaaggagaagaggaaaacctCCAG GAGGTGTTCTCCACCGTGGTGGGACGGAAGCGCAAACGGAGCCAGGCTGCAGAAGATGCTGCCAGGAAAAAGCCGCAGCTGCCGGCACAGCGGGACGAGGACTTCTACATCCCATATCGGCCCAAGGACTTCGAGAGCGAGCGGGG GCTGAGCGTGGGCGGTGAGGGCAGTGCCTTCGAGCAGCAGGcggctggggctgtgctggatcTCATGGGCGACGAAAGCCACAACCTGAACAGgagcaagcagctgctgaagtg GGACCGCAAGAAGAAGCGTTTTGTGGGGCAGACAGGccaggaggagaagaagaaagtgcGGACGGAGAGCGGGCGCTACATCAGTAGCTCCTACAAGAACAACCT CTATGAGAAGTGGAAGCAGAAATACAAGGTTGACGAGCGGGACGACGACGAAGACAACCAAGGAGGCCGGGAGCAGTACAGAGGGAAGCACAAACGTGGGCACG CCTCCCGGCAGCCCCCCGCCCAGGGCAAGGTGCGCTCAGAGCTGAAGAACAAGCAGCAGATCCTGAAGCAGCGCAAGGCAGCGGCCAAGCAGCGCTTCCTGCAGCGCGGGGGCCTCAAGCGCCTGAAGGCTCGGAACCGGCAGCGGGTGCAGGAGCTGCGACAGATGGCGTTCGGCCGCCGGGTCGGGGCCACCAAGAAGGGAAAGCTCCGGAAGAAGATGTAG